In Leifsonia sp. PS1209, the genomic stretch GAGCCGGTGCGCGACGAGGCCGGGGTGTCGTGACCGGGGTGATCGTGCCGCTGGTGGGGGCGGGTTCGGTGACCGCGGGTGCGGCGCGCGAGCTGATCGACCGCATCCACTCGGTGCGGGCTGCGGGCGATGTGCCGCTGGTCGGCGACGACCGGTGGCCGCAGGAGCAGTGGCGGCAGGTGCGCGCGACCGCGGAGACGGCGGGGCCGCTGCCGGGGATCGGGTGGGCGACGCTCACCTCGGGGAGCACCGGCGCGCCGCGGATCGTGGTGCGCACCGCGGAGTCGTGGTCCGCGTCGTTCGCCGCAGTGGATGCGCTGCTCGGCGTGCAGGACGGGGACGTGCTGGCGCTCCCCGCGCCCGCGGCATCGTCGCTGTCGCTGTTCTCGATCGCCCGGGCGGCGGAGGGCGGACCCGAGCTGCTGATGCCGGGAGGCCACGCGGTGGTCGCGAGCGACTTCGCCGACGCCACCCTGTTCCACGGGACGCCGCGCGCGCTCCGCACGATCCTCGACGCCGGCCCGGCCGCGACACCGCTGCTGCGGGCGGCGCTCGTCGGTGGCGCCGACCTGGATGCGGGAACGCGCGCCCGCGCGGAGGAGCGCGGCATCCGGGTGGTGGCGTACTACGGAGCGGCCGAGCTGTCGTTCGTCGCGGTCGACCACGGCGACGGACTGCGACCGTTCCCGGGGGTGGAGGTGGAGGTCCGCGACGGCGAACTGTGGGTGCGGTCGCCGTATGCGGCTTCGGGCTATCTGGGCGGCGACGGCCCGCTGCGGCGAGACGGCACCTGGTGCACGGTGGGCGACCGGGCGGAGATCGTGGATGGGCGCATCCGGTTGTCGGGGAGGGCGGACGACGCGATTCTCACGGCGGCGGCGACCGTCGTGCCCGCGGAGGTCGAGGCGGCGCTGCTCGGGTTGCGTGGCGTGACGGATGCCGTGGTGTTCGGGCTGCCGAACGACGGGGTCGGGGCACTGGTGGCTGCGGTGGTGGAGCTAGCGCGAGGTGGTGCGGAGGATGGGGTGCTCGCCGATGAGGTGCGCGCGCAGGCGCGTGCGGTGCTCGCGCCGACGCACGTCCCTCGGCGGTGGTTCGTTGTGGACGCGCTGCCCCGCACCGCGTCGGGGAAGCCCGCGCGGGCGGAGCTGCTGCGCAGCGTCCTCGCGGGTGAAGTGAGCGGACTGTGAGCGGCGATCCCGTCGTGGTGGCGGCACGCCGCACCCCGATCGCCACGCGCGGCCGGGGGCTCGCGGAGGTCACGGTGGACCGGCTCGCCGCGCCCGTGCTGCGCGCGGTGGTCGATGACTGGGCCGCCGCATCCACTCCCCCGCGTCCCATCCCTACCGTCGCGGACGTCGTTCTCGGCAACTGCATGGGCCCGGGCGGCAACCCGGCCAGGGTGGCGGCGCTGCTCGCGGGGCTCGGGGTCGGGGTGCCCGGCGTGACGGTGGACCGGCAGTGCGGGAGCGGGCTGGCCGCGGTCATCGAGGCGGCGAACGCGATTCGCGGGGGCGACGAGCGGCCCAGGATCGCGGGCGGGGTGGAGAGTGCGTCGACGGCGCCCGTGCGGTCGGTCGACGGCGTCCCGTACGACAGGGCGCCGTTCGCGCCGACCGGATTCCCCGACCCCGGCATGACGGAGGCCGCGGAGCGGTTGGCGGCGGAAGACCGCATCCCGCGGTCGCGTCAGGATGCGTACGCTGCGCGCGGCCGTCGCCGTGCGCTCGCGGCGGTGGCCGACGGGCGGTATGCGGGCGAGCTGGTTCCGGTGGAGGGGGTGTCGGGCGACGAGCTCGGCGCACCCGGCGCGGACGAGCGGGTGCTGGCCCGGTTCGCGCCGCTGTTCGAGGGCGGCAGCGTGACCGGCGGGAACTCGTGCAGAGTGAGCGACGGGGCGGCTGCGGTGCTGCTCGTGCCGGCGGCGTTGCGCGGGGCGGGTGTTCCGGGGCTGGCACTGCGGGCGCACGCGGTGGTCGGCTGCGATCCGGCGCTGCCCGGTGTGGGGGCGGCGGCGGCCATCCTCGAAGCGCTCGGGCGCGTGGGTGGCGCGGGCCGCACCGTGGCCGACGTGGCGGCGTTCGAGATCGTGGAGGCATTCGCGTCGCAGACCATCGCCGTGCTCGACCGGATCGGGGTGGCCGACGACGACGTCCGCGTCTGCGCCGACGGCGGTGCGCTGGCGCTCGGGCATCCGTGGGGTGCGAGCGGGGCGGTCGCCGTGGTGCGGCTGTTCAGCAGGCTGGTGCGCGGTGGGGCTCCCCCTGGGACGCTCGGCGTCGCGGCGGCGTCCGTCGGCGGCGGGATGGGCGTCGCGGCCGTGTTCGAGGTGGTGCGATGAGCGCCATCGCCCTCGACCAC encodes the following:
- a CDS encoding fatty acid--CoA ligase family protein is translated as MTGVIVPLVGAGSVTAGAARELIDRIHSVRAAGDVPLVGDDRWPQEQWRQVRATAETAGPLPGIGWATLTSGSTGAPRIVVRTAESWSASFAAVDALLGVQDGDVLALPAPAASSLSLFSIARAAEGGPELLMPGGHAVVASDFADATLFHGTPRALRTILDAGPAATPLLRAALVGGADLDAGTRARAEERGIRVVAYYGAAELSFVAVDHGDGLRPFPGVEVEVRDGELWVRSPYAASGYLGGDGPLRRDGTWCTVGDRAEIVDGRIRLSGRADDAILTAAATVVPAEVEAALLGLRGVTDAVVFGLPNDGVGALVAAVVELARGGAEDGVLADEVRAQARAVLAPTHVPRRWFVVDALPRTASGKPARAELLRSVLAGEVSGL
- a CDS encoding thiolase family protein encodes the protein MSGDPVVVAARRTPIATRGRGLAEVTVDRLAAPVLRAVVDDWAAASTPPRPIPTVADVVLGNCMGPGGNPARVAALLAGLGVGVPGVTVDRQCGSGLAAVIEAANAIRGGDERPRIAGGVESASTAPVRSVDGVPYDRAPFAPTGFPDPGMTEAAERLAAEDRIPRSRQDAYAARGRRRALAAVADGRYAGELVPVEGVSGDELGAPGADERVLARFAPLFEGGSVTGGNSCRVSDGAAAVLLVPAALRGAGVPGLALRAHAVVGCDPALPGVGAAAAILEALGRVGGAGRTVADVAAFEIVEAFASQTIAVLDRIGVADDDVRVCADGGALALGHPWGASGAVAVVRLFSRLVRGGAPPGTLGVAAASVGGGMGVAAVFEVVR